A single region of the Rhizobium sp. NLR16a genome encodes:
- a CDS encoding peroxiredoxin has protein sequence MAVPGIGALAPDFNLPRDGGGRVSLSDFHGRPLVIFFYPKDDTTGCTAESLAFTALAPEFEAAGAAVVGMSPDSAACHDKFIKKHRLSVALASDEDKTTLQAYGVWKEKSMYGRNFMGVERTTFLIRQDGTIATIWQKVKVQGHAETVLEAVRNLAA, from the coding sequence ATGGCGGTTCCCGGCATCGGTGCCCTGGCCCCCGACTTCAATCTCCCCCGCGATGGCGGCGGCCGTGTGTCGCTTTCGGATTTTCACGGCAGGCCGCTCGTTATCTTCTTCTACCCCAAGGACGACACGACGGGCTGCACGGCCGAATCGCTGGCTTTCACAGCGCTGGCGCCGGAGTTTGAAGCAGCAGGTGCTGCCGTTGTCGGCATGTCGCCCGATTCGGCAGCCTGCCATGACAAGTTCATCAAAAAGCATCGTCTTTCGGTCGCGCTCGCCTCGGATGAGGACAAGACGACGCTGCAGGCCTATGGCGTCTGGAAGGAAAAGAGCATGTACGGCCGCAACTTCATGGGCGTCGAACGCACGACTTTCCTTATCCGCCAGGATGGCACGATCGCGACAATCTGGCAGAAGGTGAAAGTACAGGGCCATGCCGAGACCGTCCTCGAGGCCGTCAGGAATCTGGCCGCGTGA
- a CDS encoding AsmA-like C-terminal domain-containing protein: MSAIRGEKVTFRKKDIVALDRLPSAQAEDPIIVHCPPPRSPMRRTAKLTSVFLALILLIIAAIVFTIESGMFDKPLSQQAQAALDGVAGPRYRAEVGSTVIRFTSDFRLALEARNVNMIDQKSGQHLSTTGSVRLGLDPLQLFRGRIAVADIEAEDIALDTALLPSGNPVKLDDLRIDAMPAAMETIFEQLDMFDSIVTRGSTNSVRISGIDIKLADTANGPLSLVVDNLVFAHAGPSSLQLRGEVALNGEVAELDVLAEKENGQVSKVVATLEHADLTPFALKRNDQGAIRQGLSAFADLTVSATRARDGVEPALAATIDVDPGLIYADGDPQELSGGQINLTYDFAKQTLEIARSNARFGATILPLNGALIDLDKLNPKAGKGFGIDLLVSGGTAAPSSSGEQPVAFDIQATGRYLVAGREFLFPNMTVSSPLGALYGALHVRLGDKSPEISFAGQSRELQTTAIKQLWPFWMAPKVRAWVHGNLFGGTVTDAAISVFIPFGRLDEAAGGKGLKLDASQIRIGFDIAGARMNVAGDIPPVRDTAAHFDLTGPVATISIKSGVSYFPSGRSVDLGQGTFVIPSAYDKPLMADIDLAVSGAADAIGELLTYKPIRVLQRAGFTPDDFKGHIDANVKAHFGLLSSQNPPPAEWKAAMKLADVDLAKPFSGRTISNVSGMLNGDPKQITLDAKGEIDGIPADIDLTEPVEASSGVERQRVITATLSDEQRSKVMPGLSDIVRGNLKMVMTRIDDDRQDVQLDLTKSMLDLPWIGWSKGSGIAASAEFEMSGPPENTEIKNFRLKGDGFGASGSLVVGKAGLLSADFDSVRLSSLDDFALSVKRSKGNFDVSVSGDSADARPVIARLKSGSEGGEDGDNDNTGVSVRARLKNVVGFNDEKVGNFQAQVSLRGDKLQTLNFSGITDSGEAVVSQMKDGGVINITSGDAGAVSRFADLYQHMQGGLLNLAIRLSPQGGWDGSLDVRRFSIVNEQRLRSIVSTPVGNEQRSLNEAVKRDIDTSSQRFQRGFARIVSRNGMVGIENGVLRGDQIGATFQGVVRDRRGNMDMTGTFMPAYGLNRLFAELPLIGVILGNGSDRGLIGITFKLTGKFDQPNLQINPLSIIAPGVFRQIFEFQ; the protein is encoded by the coding sequence ATGTCAGCCATCCGCGGCGAAAAGGTCACGTTTCGCAAGAAGGATATCGTTGCGCTGGACCGCTTGCCGTCCGCTCAGGCCGAGGATCCGATCATCGTTCATTGCCCGCCGCCGCGTTCGCCGATGCGCCGGACGGCGAAGCTGACGTCAGTTTTTCTCGCACTGATTCTCCTCATCATTGCTGCCATCGTGTTCACCATCGAAAGCGGCATGTTCGACAAGCCGCTGTCTCAGCAGGCGCAGGCGGCGCTTGATGGCGTGGCGGGACCGCGTTACCGCGCCGAAGTCGGCTCCACCGTTATCCGTTTCACCTCCGACTTCCGGCTGGCGCTGGAAGCGCGCAACGTCAACATGATCGACCAGAAAAGCGGCCAGCACCTGTCGACGACGGGTTCGGTGCGCCTGGGCCTCGATCCGCTGCAGCTTTTCCGCGGCCGTATCGCCGTCGCGGATATCGAAGCGGAGGATATCGCGCTCGACACCGCGCTTCTGCCCTCCGGCAACCCGGTCAAGCTTGACGATCTGCGCATCGACGCCATGCCGGCGGCGATGGAGACGATCTTCGAGCAACTCGACATGTTCGACAGCATCGTGACGCGCGGCTCGACGAATTCCGTGCGCATCTCCGGCATTGACATCAAGCTTGCCGATACGGCGAATGGCCCGCTGTCGCTCGTCGTCGACAATCTGGTGTTCGCTCATGCCGGGCCATCCTCGCTGCAATTGAGAGGCGAAGTTGCGCTCAACGGCGAGGTGGCGGAACTCGACGTGCTGGCCGAGAAGGAAAACGGCCAGGTGTCGAAGGTGGTGGCGACGCTCGAGCATGCGGACCTGACGCCATTTGCGCTGAAACGCAACGATCAGGGTGCGATACGGCAGGGGCTCAGTGCCTTTGCCGATCTGACCGTGTCGGCGACCAGGGCGCGCGATGGCGTCGAGCCGGCGCTCGCGGCGACGATCGACGTCGATCCCGGTCTGATCTATGCGGACGGCGATCCGCAGGAACTGTCGGGCGGGCAAATCAACCTCACCTACGATTTCGCCAAGCAGACGCTGGAGATCGCTCGGTCGAACGCCCGGTTTGGCGCGACCATACTGCCCCTTAACGGCGCGCTGATCGATCTCGACAAACTCAATCCCAAAGCCGGCAAGGGCTTCGGTATCGATCTGCTCGTCAGCGGCGGCACCGCCGCCCCGAGCAGCTCCGGCGAACAGCCTGTTGCTTTCGACATCCAGGCGACCGGACGCTATCTGGTCGCCGGCCGGGAATTCCTGTTTCCCAACATGACCGTCTCCAGCCCGCTCGGCGCACTTTACGGGGCGTTGCACGTCAGGCTCGGCGACAAATCGCCGGAAATCAGCTTTGCCGGCCAATCCAGAGAGCTGCAGACGACGGCGATCAAGCAGCTGTGGCCGTTCTGGATGGCGCCCAAGGTGCGCGCATGGGTTCACGGCAATCTCTTTGGCGGCACCGTCACTGACGCCGCCATCTCCGTCTTCATCCCCTTCGGTCGGCTCGACGAGGCAGCCGGCGGCAAAGGATTGAAGCTCGATGCCAGTCAGATCCGCATCGGCTTCGATATTGCCGGTGCGCGGATGAACGTTGCCGGCGACATTCCGCCGGTCCGCGATACGGCGGCGCATTTCGACCTGACCGGTCCCGTTGCAACGATTTCGATCAAGAGCGGCGTGTCCTATTTCCCCTCCGGCCGGTCCGTCGACCTCGGGCAGGGAACGTTCGTCATACCGTCCGCCTACGACAAACCGCTCATGGCCGATATCGACCTGGCGGTATCGGGTGCGGCGGACGCCATAGGCGAGCTCCTGACCTACAAGCCGATTCGGGTGCTGCAGCGCGCCGGCTTTACGCCCGACGATTTCAAGGGGCACATCGACGCGAATGTGAAGGCGCATTTCGGACTGCTGTCGTCACAAAACCCGCCGCCGGCTGAGTGGAAGGCCGCCATGAAGCTCGCTGACGTCGATCTTGCCAAGCCGTTTTCCGGCCGCACGATCAGCAATGTCAGCGGCATGCTGAATGGCGATCCGAAGCAGATTACGCTCGACGCCAAGGGTGAGATCGACGGCATTCCCGCCGACATCGACCTGACCGAGCCGGTCGAGGCGTCGTCCGGCGTTGAGCGGCAGCGCGTGATCACGGCCACGCTCTCCGATGAGCAGCGCAGCAAGGTGATGCCCGGGCTTTCCGATATCGTCAGGGGCAACCTGAAGATGGTGATGACGCGGATCGACGACGACCGGCAAGACGTTCAGCTCGACCTCACCAAATCGATGCTCGACCTGCCGTGGATCGGCTGGTCGAAAGGCAGCGGCATTGCCGCCTCCGCGGAATTCGAGATGTCCGGCCCGCCCGAGAATACTGAGATCAAGAATTTCCGGCTGAAGGGCGACGGCTTCGGTGCCAGCGGATCGCTTGTTGTCGGTAAGGCCGGCCTTCTCTCCGCGGATTTCGACAGCGTTCGGCTCTCCTCGCTCGACGATTTCGCTCTGTCGGTCAAGCGCAGCAAGGGTAATTTCGACGTCTCCGTTTCGGGCGACAGCGCCGATGCGCGGCCGGTCATCGCGCGATTGAAATCGGGCTCGGAGGGCGGCGAGGACGGCGACAACGACAACACCGGCGTGTCGGTGCGCGCCAGACTGAAAAATGTCGTCGGCTTCAACGATGAGAAGGTCGGCAATTTCCAGGCGCAGGTGTCGCTGCGCGGCGACAAGCTGCAGACGCTGAATTTTTCCGGCATCACGGACAGCGGCGAGGCCGTTGTCAGCCAGATGAAGGACGGCGGTGTCATCAATATCACCAGCGGCGATGCCGGTGCGGTGTCACGTTTTGCCGATCTCTATCAGCACATGCAGGGCGGCCTGCTCAACCTGGCGATCCGGCTTTCGCCGCAGGGCGGATGGGACGGCTCGCTCGATGTGCGCCGCTTCTCGATCGTCAACGAACAGCGCCTGCGTTCCATCGTCTCAACACCTGTCGGCAACGAGCAGCGCAGCCTCAATGAGGCGGTCAAACGCGACATCGATACCTCGTCGCAACGCTTCCAGCGCGGCTTTGCCCGCATCGTCTCGCGCAACGGCATGGTCGGTATCGAGAACGGCGTGCTGCGCGGCGACCAGATCGGCGCGACCTTCCAGGGCGTGGTCCGCGACCGCCGAGGCAATATGGATATGACCGGCACCTTCATGCCGGCCTACGGCCTCAATCGCCTCTTTGCCGAACTGCCTCTGATCGGCGTCATCCTCGGAAATGGCAGCGACCGCGGTCTGATCGGCATCACCTTCAAGCTCACCGGCAAGTTCGACCAGCCGAACCTGCAGATCAATCCGCTGTCGATCATTGCGCCGGGAGTCTTCCGGCAGATTTTCGAATTCCAGTGA
- a CDS encoding alpha-amylase family protein: MINDLWYKNAVIYCLSVETFMDANGDGVGDFQGLMRRLDYLSGLGVTAIWLMPFQTSPGRDDGYDVSDYYNVDPRYGSLGDFVEFTHGAKQRGIRVLIDLVINHTSKDHPWFEDARSDPHSRYRDWYVWSDKKPANSDQGMVFPGVQKTTWTYDERAKAYYFHRFYDHQPDLNTSNPEVQAEILKIMGFWIQLGVSGFRMDAAPFIIATKGAEVTKPVEQFEMLRKFREFLQWRMGDSIVLAEANILPKDNFEYFGDDGDRMQMMFNFQVNQTLFYALATADTRPLKKAMEATKPRPATAQWGLFLRNHDELDLGRLTDKQRDAVFAAFGPEKGMQLYDRGIRRRLAPMLGGDRRRIELAYSLLFSLPGTPVIRYGDEIGMGDDLCLPERNCARTPMQWSREPEGGFTKSAKPVSPVIKDGPYGFEHINVAVQRRDPNSLLNWTERMIRMRKEAPEIGWGDFSAVDTGDDGVLALRYDWRGNSVLILHNLHPHPMEVTFDPNVGELGRSLIDIADGASSEADDKGRHTVMLDAYGYRWYRVGGLDYLLRRKDI; this comes from the coding sequence ATGATCAACGACCTCTGGTATAAGAACGCCGTCATCTACTGCCTGTCCGTCGAGACCTTCATGGATGCGAACGGCGATGGCGTCGGTGATTTTCAGGGCCTGATGCGCCGTCTCGACTATCTCTCCGGCCTCGGCGTGACGGCAATCTGGCTCATGCCGTTCCAGACTTCGCCCGGTCGCGACGATGGCTACGACGTCTCGGATTACTATAATGTCGACCCGCGGTATGGCTCGCTCGGCGATTTCGTCGAATTCACCCATGGTGCCAAACAGCGGGGCATACGGGTGTTGATCGATCTGGTGATCAATCACACCTCCAAGGATCATCCCTGGTTCGAAGACGCCAGGAGCGATCCGCATTCACGCTATCGCGATTGGTACGTCTGGTCAGACAAAAAGCCTGCAAACTCAGATCAGGGCATGGTCTTCCCGGGCGTCCAGAAGACGACCTGGACCTATGACGAAAGAGCCAAGGCCTATTATTTCCACCGCTTTTACGATCATCAGCCCGATCTCAACACGTCCAATCCCGAAGTGCAGGCCGAGATACTCAAGATCATGGGCTTCTGGATCCAGCTCGGCGTCTCGGGCTTCCGGATGGACGCCGCCCCCTTCATCATCGCCACCAAGGGCGCCGAGGTCACCAAGCCGGTCGAGCAGTTCGAAATGCTGAGGAAATTTCGCGAATTCCTGCAATGGCGCATGGGAGATTCCATCGTGCTGGCGGAGGCCAATATCCTGCCGAAGGACAATTTCGAATATTTCGGCGACGATGGCGACCGCATGCAGATGATGTTCAATTTCCAAGTCAATCAGACGCTGTTTTATGCTCTCGCCACGGCCGACACGCGGCCTCTGAAGAAAGCGATGGAGGCCACGAAGCCGCGCCCGGCGACCGCGCAATGGGGGCTGTTCCTTCGCAACCACGATGAACTTGATCTCGGTCGCCTGACGGATAAGCAGCGCGACGCGGTATTCGCCGCGTTTGGACCCGAGAAGGGCATGCAGCTTTATGACAGGGGCATTCGCCGGCGCCTGGCACCCATGCTCGGCGGCGACCGTCGCAGGATCGAGTTGGCCTACAGCCTGCTGTTCTCGCTGCCCGGAACGCCGGTCATCCGCTACGGCGATGAAATCGGCATGGGCGATGATTTGTGCCTGCCGGAGCGCAATTGCGCGCGCACCCCGATGCAATGGTCGAGGGAACCGGAAGGCGGTTTCACCAAAAGCGCGAAGCCCGTTTCGCCCGTTATCAAAGACGGCCCCTACGGCTTCGAACATATCAACGTCGCCGTCCAGCGGCGCGACCCCAATTCGCTCTTGAACTGGACCGAGCGGATGATCCGGATGCGCAAGGAGGCTCCCGAGATCGGTTGGGGCGATTTCTCAGCGGTCGACACAGGTGACGACGGCGTCCTGGCGCTGCGTTATGACTGGCGCGGCAATTCGGTGCTGATCCTGCACAACCTGCATCCGCACCCGATGGAAGTGACCTTCGATCCTAATGTTGGTGAACTCGGGCGATCGCTGATCGATATTGCCGATGGGGCAAGTAGCGAAGCCGACGACAAGGGGCGCCATACGGTCATGCTCGATGCCTATGGCTACCGCTGGTATCGGGTCGGCGGCCTCGACTATCTCCTCAGGCGGAAGGATATTTAA
- the tyrS gene encoding tyrosine--tRNA ligase, with protein sequence MSEFKSDFLRTLKERGFIHQVSDESGLDDLFAKEVVTAYVGYDATATSLHIGNLISATMLHWLQETGHRPIALMGGGTSMVGDPSFRDEQRKLLTPEAISANIEGIKKIFSRILRFGDGPTDALMVNNADWLMKLNYVEFLRDVGRHFSVNRMLSFDSVKLRLDREQSLSFLEFNYMIMQGYDFVELNRRYGCRLQMGGSDQWGNIINGVDLGHRMGTPQLYALTTPLLTTSSGAKMGKTASGAVWLNEDVFSPYDFWQYWRNTEDADVGRFLKIFTRLPLTEIARLEALGGAEINEAKKILATEATAIVHGREAAEASAETARTTFEEGRVAENLPSVEIPATELDGGIGLLSLMVRAGLAGSNGEARRHVQGGAVRINDEAVSDERRLIGSGEITSDGVIKLSLGKKKHILIRRAA encoded by the coding sequence ATGTCCGAGTTCAAGTCCGATTTCCTCCGCACGCTGAAAGAGCGCGGCTTCATTCATCAGGTTTCCGATGAAAGCGGCCTCGACGACCTGTTCGCGAAGGAGGTCGTGACGGCCTATGTCGGCTACGACGCAACGGCGACGAGCCTGCATATCGGTAATTTGATCTCCGCCACCATGCTCCACTGGCTGCAGGAGACCGGCCACCGGCCGATTGCGCTGATGGGCGGCGGCACCTCGATGGTCGGCGATCCCTCCTTCCGTGACGAGCAGCGCAAGCTTCTGACGCCGGAGGCGATCTCCGCCAACATCGAGGGCATCAAGAAGATATTCTCGCGCATTCTGCGCTTCGGAGACGGCCCGACCGATGCCCTCATGGTCAATAATGCCGACTGGCTGATGAAGCTCAACTATGTCGAATTCCTGCGCGATGTCGGCCGGCATTTCTCGGTCAACCGCATGCTCTCCTTCGACAGCGTCAAGCTGCGCCTCGACCGCGAGCAGTCGCTCTCCTTCCTCGAGTTCAACTACATGATCATGCAGGGCTACGACTTCGTCGAGCTCAACCGCCGCTACGGCTGCCGCCTGCAGATGGGCGGTTCGGATCAGTGGGGCAACATCATCAACGGCGTCGATCTCGGCCATCGCATGGGGACGCCGCAGCTCTACGCGCTGACGACGCCGCTTCTGACCACGAGCTCCGGCGCCAAAATGGGCAAAACCGCCTCCGGCGCCGTCTGGCTGAACGAGGATGTCTTCAGCCCCTATGATTTCTGGCAGTATTGGCGCAACACCGAGGATGCCGATGTCGGCCGCTTCCTGAAGATCTTCACCCGCCTGCCGCTCACCGAGATCGCCAGGCTCGAGGCCCTTGGCGGCGCCGAAATCAACGAGGCGAAGAAGATTCTCGCCACGGAAGCGACCGCGATCGTCCACGGTCGCGAGGCGGCCGAAGCGTCCGCCGAAACGGCCCGCACCACCTTCGAGGAAGGCCGCGTCGCCGAAAACTTGCCTTCGGTCGAGATCCCGGCCACCGAACTCGACGGCGGCATCGGCCTGCTCTCGCTGATGGTCCGCGCCGGCCTTGCCGGTTCCAACGGCGAGGCCCGCCGCCACGTCCAGGGGGGCGCAGTGCGCATCAATGACGAGGCTGTCAGCGACGAACGCCGCCTGATCGGCAGCGGCGAAATCACCTCCGACGGCGTCATCAAGCTCTCCCTCGGCAAGAAGAAGCACATCCTGATCCGCCGCGCGGCCTAG
- a CDS encoding anhydro-N-acetylmuramic acid kinase, translating into MDVVRTAIGLMSGTSMDGIDVALIRTDGRGFIERGPFLGVPYEADFRGRLKRALELARPLTDRRERPAELREIELELTGRHALAVTAFLERYGLSAGAVDVLGFHGQTVLHRPDDGLTIQIGDGRELARRTGLSVVYDMRANDMVQGGQGAPLVPAYHAALAGKLQQAGEAVCFVNIGGISNLTYIDADGRIAAFDSGPGNTLIDQWIEMRTGRPYDPGGEIGGRGKVVPALAERYLDSPFFRGNIRRSLDRGDFAPLRPDEASLEDGARTLAHVAAASIVKSAGFLPERPSAYIVCGGGRLNGTLMAELSAMAEGSRVLSAEAAGFDGDAMEAEAWAYLAVRSLDGLPLTFPGTTGVAAPVSGGVLATP; encoded by the coding sequence ATGGATGTGGTCAGAACCGCGATCGGACTGATGAGCGGCACGTCAATGGATGGAATCGACGTCGCGCTCATCAGGACAGACGGCCGCGGCTTCATCGAGCGCGGGCCCTTCCTCGGCGTGCCCTATGAGGCCGATTTTCGCGGGCGGCTCAAACGGGCGCTGGAACTGGCGCGGCCGCTGACCGACCGGCGCGAGCGGCCCGCGGAACTCCGCGAAATCGAACTCGAGCTGACCGGACGGCATGCTCTTGCCGTTACGGCATTTCTGGAGCGTTACGGGCTCTCAGCCGGTGCCGTCGATGTCCTCGGCTTTCACGGTCAGACGGTGCTGCATCGTCCTGACGACGGGCTGACGATCCAGATCGGCGACGGCCGGGAATTGGCGCGCCGGACGGGCCTATCAGTGGTCTACGACATGCGTGCCAACGACATGGTGCAAGGCGGGCAGGGTGCGCCGCTGGTGCCGGCCTATCACGCAGCACTGGCGGGAAAACTGCAGCAGGCGGGAGAGGCGGTGTGCTTCGTCAATATCGGCGGCATCTCCAACCTCACCTATATCGACGCTGACGGCCGGATTGCCGCCTTCGACAGCGGCCCGGGCAATACGCTGATCGACCAATGGATAGAGATGCGGACCGGCAGACCCTATGATCCCGGCGGGGAGATCGGCGGGCGCGGCAAGGTCGTCCCCGCCTTGGCCGAGCGGTATCTGGACAGCCCGTTCTTCCGCGGCAATATCCGTCGGTCGCTCGATCGCGGCGATTTCGCGCCGCTTCGGCCTGATGAGGCGAGCCTCGAAGACGGCGCCAGGACGCTTGCGCATGTCGCCGCAGCATCGATCGTCAAATCCGCCGGATTCCTGCCCGAGCGTCCCTCGGCCTATATCGTCTGCGGCGGCGGACGGCTGAACGGCACCTTGATGGCCGAGCTCTCGGCGATGGCCGAGGGATCGAGAGTGTTGAGCGCCGAGGCCGCGGGCTTCGACGGCGATGCGATGGAGGCCGAAGCCTGGGCTTATCTCGCCGTACGCTCGCTGGACGGGCTGCCGCTGACCTTTCCCGGCACGACGGGAGTTGCGGCTCCCGTCAGCGGCGGCGTGCTGGCAACGCCGTGA
- a CDS encoding alpha/beta hydrolase produces the protein MPEVIFNGPAGRLEGRYQPSKEKSAPIALILHPHPQFGGTMNNQIVYQLFYMFQKRGFTTLRFNFRGIGRSQGEFDHGAGELSDAASALDWVQSLHPDSKTCWVAGYSFGAWIGMQLLMRRPEIEGFMSIAPQPNTYDFSFLAPCPSSGLIINGEADKVAPEKDVNGLVEKLKTQKGILITHRTVANANHFFNGQVETLMSECEDYLDRRLNGELVPEPAAKRIR, from the coding sequence ATGCCCGAAGTAATTTTCAACGGCCCAGCCGGCCGTCTTGAAGGCCGCTACCAGCCCTCCAAGGAAAAAAGCGCGCCCATCGCGCTTATCCTGCACCCGCATCCGCAGTTCGGCGGCACGATGAACAATCAGATCGTCTACCAGCTCTTCTACATGTTCCAGAAGCGCGGGTTCACGACGCTGCGCTTCAACTTCCGGGGCATCGGCCGCAGCCAGGGCGAATTCGATCATGGCGCCGGCGAATTGTCGGATGCCGCCTCCGCGCTCGACTGGGTGCAGAGCCTGCACCCCGATTCCAAGACCTGCTGGGTCGCCGGCTATTCCTTCGGCGCCTGGATCGGCATGCAGCTTCTGATGCGCCGGCCGGAAATCGAGGGCTTCATGTCGATCGCCCCGCAGCCGAATACCTACGACTTCTCCTTCCTGGCGCCCTGCCCCTCTTCCGGCCTGATCATCAACGGCGAGGCCGACAAGGTGGCGCCGGAAAAGGATGTCAATGGTCTGGTCGAAAAACTGAAGACCCAGAAGGGCATCCTCATCACCCATCGCACGGTCGCCAACGCCAACCACTTCTTCAACGGTCAGGTGGAGACGCTGATGAGCGAATGCGAGGATTATCTCGACCGTCGCCTCAATGGCGAGCTGGTGCCAGAGCCGGCGGCCAAGCGGATCCGCTGA
- a CDS encoding cysteine desulfurase family protein, giving the protein MAPPRLYLDWNATAPLHPAAREAIMRAIDIFGNPNSVHGEGRAARAAIEGARRKVAALAGTDPGNVIFTSGATEAANLVLTPDFRMGRTPLQLGHLYFSAVEHLAVREGGRFPKDRTTEIPVTDAGIVDLQALAALLDAHDTSTGLPMVAIMFVNNETGIVQPVEEAARIVRAHGGLFVVDAVQAAGRLPIEIERIGADFIIVSSHKIGGPKGAGALIARGEALMPKALIRGGGQERGHRSGTQNSLALIGFGAAAEAVLQDLEERNAAIAALRDRLEAGMHATAPDVIIHGAGGPRVANTIFFTLPCLKAETGQIAFDLEGVALSAGSACSSGKVGESHVLTAMGRDAKLGALRISLGFSTTEEDIDRAIAAFAKIACRRRSAGEAA; this is encoded by the coding sequence ATGGCGCCGCCACGCCTTTATCTCGACTGGAACGCCACAGCGCCGCTGCATCCCGCAGCACGCGAGGCGATCATGCGCGCCATTGACATATTCGGCAATCCGAACAGCGTGCATGGGGAGGGCCGCGCCGCCCGCGCCGCCATCGAAGGCGCACGGCGCAAGGTGGCCGCTCTTGCCGGCACCGATCCGGGCAATGTGATCTTCACCAGCGGCGCGACGGAGGCCGCCAACTTGGTGCTGACGCCGGATTTTCGCATGGGCCGCACGCCGCTTCAGCTCGGCCATCTCTATTTTTCCGCCGTCGAGCACCTGGCTGTACGAGAGGGAGGCCGATTCCCGAAGGACCGCACGACCGAGATCCCGGTGACGGACGCCGGTATCGTCGATCTGCAAGCGCTGGCCGCATTGCTCGATGCCCATGACACATCGACAGGCCTCCCGATGGTCGCGATCATGTTCGTCAACAACGAGACGGGCATTGTCCAGCCGGTCGAAGAAGCGGCCAGGATTGTGCGGGCGCACGGTGGTCTCTTTGTGGTCGACGCCGTGCAGGCGGCCGGTCGTCTGCCGATCGAGATCGAGCGCATCGGCGCGGATTTCATCATCGTCTCCTCTCACAAGATCGGTGGACCGAAGGGGGCGGGTGCACTGATCGCGCGCGGCGAGGCGCTGATGCCGAAGGCGTTGATCCGCGGTGGCGGGCAGGAGAGGGGTCACCGGTCGGGGACACAGAATTCGCTGGCGCTGATTGGCTTCGGAGCTGCGGCGGAAGCCGTGCTTCAGGATCTTGAGGAACGGAACGCTGCGATTGCTGCGCTGCGCGACAGGCTGGAAGCCGGCATGCACGCTACCGCGCCCGATGTCATCATCCATGGCGCCGGTGGTCCGAGGGTCGCCAACACGATTTTCTTCACGCTCCCTTGCCTGAAGGCGGAGACCGGGCAGATCGCTTTCGATCTTGAAGGCGTTGCCCTTTCGGCGGGCTCTGCTTGCTCATCCGGCAAGGTCGGCGAAAGCCATGTGCTGACGGCGATGGGGCGCGACGCCAAGCTGGGGGCGCTGCGCATCTCGCTCGGCTTTTCCACAACGGAAGAGGATATCGATAGGGCGATTGCCGCCTTCGCGAAGATAGCCTGCCGGCGCAGGTCGGCGGGCGAGGCGGCTTGA